The following proteins come from a genomic window of Campylobacter concisus:
- a CDS encoding Mrp/NBP35 family ATP-binding protein, producing MLNKEEVLNRLKGVIYPGFEKDIVSFGFVKNVEIGEKILIEVEIVSSNPDVANELKADIKRVMGSNEYALNLIQPKIPEEKSNTQSGKNIAPQVKNFVMVSSGKGGVGKSTTTLNLAISMAKLGKKVGILDADIYGPNIPRMLGEVNTQPQVVGNKLKPILSHGVEMMSMGVLMEEGMSLIWRGSMIMKAIEQLLKDVLWSELDVLFLDMPPGTGDAQLTLAQSVPVTAGVCVTTPQVVALDDSKRALDMFEKLHIPIAGVIENMSGFICPDNGKEYDIFGKGTTEEVAKAYNTQILAEIPIEPAVRVGGDNGKPVSFYEPNSVTAKRYESAAARLWEVIENINSDGGADNSAIQPVNDGKSACSK from the coding sequence ATGTTAAATAAAGAAGAGGTCTTAAATAGACTAAAAGGCGTCATATATCCGGGCTTTGAAAAAGATATCGTTAGCTTTGGCTTTGTAAAAAATGTAGAAATCGGCGAGAAAATTTTAATCGAAGTCGAGATCGTTAGCTCAAATCCTGATGTGGCAAACGAGCTAAAAGCGGACATCAAACGTGTCATGGGCTCAAACGAGTACGCGCTAAATTTGATCCAGCCAAAGATACCTGAGGAGAAAAGTAACACTCAAAGTGGTAAAAATATCGCACCACAAGTTAAAAATTTCGTAATGGTAAGCTCAGGTAAAGGCGGCGTTGGTAAATCAACCACGACTCTAAATTTAGCCATCTCAATGGCAAAACTAGGCAAGAAAGTGGGAATTTTAGACGCTGACATCTACGGACCAAATATCCCAAGAATGCTTGGCGAAGTAAATACTCAGCCACAAGTCGTTGGTAACAAGCTAAAACCGATACTTAGCCACGGCGTGGAGATGATGAGTATGGGCGTTTTGATGGAGGAGGGCATGAGCCTTATCTGGCGTGGCTCAATGATCATGAAAGCGATCGAGCAGCTACTAAAAGACGTGCTTTGGAGTGAGCTTGATGTCTTGTTTCTTGATATGCCTCCAGGAACGGGCGACGCACAGCTAACTCTAGCTCAAAGCGTGCCGGTAACGGCAGGTGTCTGCGTCACAACACCACAAGTGGTAGCACTTGACGATAGCAAGCGTGCGCTTGATATGTTTGAGAAGCTCCACATTCCAATCGCTGGCGTCATCGAAAATATGAGCGGTTTTATCTGCCCAGATAATGGAAAAGAGTATGACATCTTTGGCAAAGGTACGACTGAAGAGGTGGCGAAAGCTTACAACACGCAAATTTTAGCTGAAATCCCTATCGAGCCAGCTGTTCGTGTGGGCGGCGATAATGGTAAGCCAGTTAGCTTCTACGAGCCAAACTCAGTCACTGCAAAACGCTACGAGAGCGCGGCTGCTAGACTTTGGGAAGTGATAGAAAATATAAATAGTGATGGCGGAGCTGATAACTCAGCGATCCAACCAGTAAATGACGGCAAGAGTGCTTGCTCGAAGTAA
- the thiC gene encoding phosphomethylpyrimidine synthase ThiC, protein MRDKTQMYYARRGELTKEMSCVAKIEGVSENLVMDEVANGRIIIPANVNHINLKPMGIGRKLKTKVNANIGNSSLSSDICAELRKLEICLEFGADTVMDLSTDGDLDAIRSAIIEHSSVPIGTVPMYEILKEAKEVTNITNELILSVLEKQAKQGVSYFTIHAGFLREFLPLVKKRKMGIVSRGGSLSASYMSKLNRQNPFYEIFDQILEICARYDVSLSLGDGLRPGCLFDATDEAQLSELKVLGELTLRAWQKDVQVMIEGPGHVPLNQIEYNMKIEQELCHGAPFYVLGPLVSDIGAGYDHITSAIGGTMAAYHGASMLCYVTQKEHLGLPNENDVREGIVAHKIAAHAADVALGKAGAIEKDHEMSDARYAFDWNKQFELSFDPKKARELHDESLPEDAFKSAHFCSMCGPKFCAYKISKDLIKGEKC, encoded by the coding sequence ATGAGAGATAAGACGCAGATGTATTATGCTAGGCGTGGTGAGCTCACAAAGGAGATGAGCTGTGTGGCAAAGATCGAGGGAGTGAGCGAAAATTTAGTGATGGACGAGGTGGCAAACGGCAGGATCATTATCCCAGCAAATGTAAATCACATAAATTTAAAGCCAATGGGCATAGGCAGAAAGCTAAAGACAAAGGTCAATGCAAATATCGGCAACTCAAGCCTAAGTAGCGACATTTGCGCGGAGCTTAGAAAGCTTGAAATTTGCCTAGAATTTGGCGCTGATACGGTTATGGATTTAAGTACGGACGGCGATTTGGATGCCATTAGAAGTGCGATCATCGAGCATTCAAGCGTTCCGATAGGCACGGTGCCGATGTATGAAATTTTAAAAGAGGCAAAAGAGGTTACAAATATCACAAATGAGCTCATTTTAAGCGTGCTAGAGAAGCAAGCAAAGCAAGGGGTTAGTTACTTTACGATACACGCTGGCTTTTTGCGTGAGTTTTTACCGCTTGTAAAAAAGCGTAAAATGGGCATAGTAAGCCGTGGTGGCAGTTTGAGCGCTAGCTACATGTCAAAGTTAAATAGGCAAAATCCTTTCTATGAAATTTTTGATCAAATTTTAGAAATTTGCGCTAGATATGACGTCTCGCTCTCGCTTGGTGACGGACTTCGCCCAGGATGTCTTTTTGATGCAACAGACGAGGCGCAGCTTAGTGAGCTAAAAGTGCTTGGAGAGCTTACACTTCGTGCGTGGCAAAAAGATGTGCAAGTGATGATAGAAGGCCCTGGTCATGTGCCATTAAATCAAATTGAGTATAATATGAAAATCGAACAAGAGCTCTGCCATGGCGCCCCATTTTACGTGCTTGGGCCGCTTGTCTCAGACATAGGGGCAGGATACGATCATATCACGTCAGCGATCGGCGGCACAATGGCAGCATATCACGGCGCTAGCATGCTTTGCTACGTGACACAAAAAGAGCACCTTGGCTTGCCAAATGAAAATGACGTAAGAGAGGGCATTGTAGCTCACAAGATAGCAGCTCATGCCGCAGACGTCGCACTTGGTAAGGCGGGAGCGATAGAAAAGGATCACGAGATGAGTGATGCAAGATACGCATTTGATTGGAACAAGCAGTTTGAGCTTAGCTTTGATCCAAAAAAGGCTAGAGAGCTTCACGATGAGAGCTTACCAGAAGATGCGTTTAAGAGTGCTCATTTTTGTTCGATGTGCGGACCAAAATTTTGTGCATATAAAATTTCAAAAGATCTAATAAAAGGAGAAAAATGTTAA
- the alaS gene encoding alanine--tRNA ligase yields MQNLDIRKAYLDFFKSKGHEVVASAPLVPNDATLLFTNAGMVPFKSIFTGEVPRPTPPIRTSCQTCIRAGGKHNDLDNVGYTARHHTFFEMLGNFSFGEYFKKDAIAYAWEFVTQVLKLPKDRLYVTVHESDDEAFALWEQHIAKERIYRFGDHDNFWQMGDTGPCGPCSEIFYDQGGEHFNTPEDYMGGDGDRFLEIWNLVFMQYERSSDGKLTPLPKPSIDTGMGLERVTAIMEGKFSNYDSSLFMPLINEVAALCSKPYAYESGASYRVISDHIRSVTFLLAQGTTFDKEGRGYVLRRILRRAIRHGYLLGIKEPFMYKLVDKVCELMGEHYTYLNEKKAAVKEQIKLEEERFLATIASGLELFESELKNTKEIFSGEAAFKLYDTFGFPLDLTADMLREKGLKVDEARFDELMSEQKARAKAAWKGSGDKSAKGDFKELLEKFGENKFIGYEELKSKSKILALLDEEFKNVDSLDAGNDGWVMFDVTPFYAQSGGQCSDSGKIVGKANVLDTQKFHGLNLSLVKTSAPLKVGDEVELEVGSDRAQIARHHSATHLLHAALRNVLGTHIAQAGSSVEADKLRFDFSHPKALSSEELSRIENLVNEWILNGANAKTQVMELEEAKKSGAIALFNEKYADKVRVVSFGDVSKELCGGTHVKNIDEIGSFFITKESGVSAGVRRIEAVCSRAALNLAKSFRAELDELKDELKSTEPLNAVKKLKNELRVLKDKLKNAKNSHELVYLDINKTKLCVTSVDGGDIKTLIDEFKNEHESAAILLIQADESGKISLAAGVKNAPLKAGAWVKFAAQILGGNGGGKDDFATAGGKNASMIEDAIKDSLGYARQALEK; encoded by the coding sequence ATGCAAAATTTAGATATAAGAAAGGCATATCTTGATTTTTTTAAATCAAAAGGTCACGAAGTCGTAGCTTCAGCGCCACTCGTGCCAAACGATGCAACGCTACTTTTCACAAATGCTGGCATGGTGCCATTTAAGAGTATTTTCACAGGCGAAGTGCCACGCCCAACACCACCTATCCGCACTAGCTGTCAGACCTGCATAAGAGCTGGAGGTAAGCACAACGACCTAGACAACGTCGGCTACACCGCGCGCCACCACACGTTTTTTGAGATGCTGGGAAACTTTAGCTTCGGCGAGTACTTCAAAAAAGACGCGATCGCATATGCGTGGGAGTTCGTCACGCAGGTGCTAAAACTACCAAAAGACCGCCTCTACGTGACCGTTCACGAGAGCGACGACGAGGCGTTTGCGCTATGGGAGCAGCACATCGCAAAGGAGCGCATTTATAGATTCGGCGATCACGATAACTTCTGGCAGATGGGCGATACGGGACCGTGTGGACCGTGCTCGGAGATCTTTTACGACCAAGGCGGCGAGCACTTTAACACGCCTGAAGACTACATGGGCGGCGACGGCGACAGATTTCTTGAAATTTGGAACCTAGTCTTCATGCAGTACGAGCGCAGCAGCGACGGCAAACTAACTCCGCTACCAAAACCAAGTATAGACACGGGCATGGGGCTTGAGCGCGTCACGGCGATAATGGAAGGCAAATTTAGCAACTACGACAGCTCGCTTTTTATGCCGCTTATAAACGAAGTAGCAGCGCTTTGCAGCAAGCCGTACGCGTATGAGAGCGGTGCTAGCTACCGCGTCATCAGCGACCACATCCGCTCGGTGACTTTCCTGCTAGCTCAAGGTACGACATTTGATAAAGAAGGCCGTGGCTACGTGCTTCGCCGCATCTTACGCCGTGCGATCCGCCATGGATACTTACTAGGCATAAAAGAGCCATTTATGTATAAGCTTGTTGATAAAGTTTGCGAGCTTATGGGCGAGCACTACACCTATCTAAATGAGAAAAAAGCGGCTGTAAAAGAGCAGATCAAGCTTGAAGAAGAGAGATTTTTAGCGACTATTGCAAGCGGTTTAGAGCTATTTGAGAGCGAGCTTAAAAATACAAAAGAAATTTTTAGCGGAGAGGCTGCATTTAAGCTCTATGACACATTTGGCTTCCCACTTGATCTAACGGCTGATATGCTTAGAGAAAAGGGCTTAAAGGTCGATGAGGCAAGGTTTGATGAGCTTATGAGCGAGCAAAAAGCACGCGCAAAAGCTGCTTGGAAAGGCAGTGGCGACAAGAGTGCGAAGGGCGATTTTAAAGAGCTACTTGAGAAATTTGGCGAGAATAAATTTATAGGCTACGAAGAGCTTAAAAGCAAAAGTAAAATTCTAGCTCTGCTTGATGAAGAATTTAAAAATGTAGATAGCCTGGACGCTGGCAATGATGGTTGGGTGATGTTTGATGTCACTCCATTTTACGCTCAAAGTGGTGGTCAGTGCAGCGATAGCGGTAAGATAGTAGGCAAAGCAAATGTACTTGATACGCAAAAATTTCATGGACTAAATTTATCTTTAGTAAAAACTAGCGCACCGCTAAAAGTTGGTGACGAAGTAGAGCTTGAAGTTGGCAGTGATAGAGCCCAGATCGCGCGTCACCATAGCGCTACACACTTGCTTCACGCAGCCCTTAGAAACGTGCTTGGCACGCATATCGCTCAAGCTGGCTCAAGTGTAGAAGCGGATAAGTTAAGATTTGACTTCTCACATCCAAAAGCACTAAGTAGCGAAGAACTTTCAAGGATTGAAAATCTAGTAAATGAGTGGATCTTAAACGGTGCAAATGCAAAAACGCAGGTTATGGAGCTTGAAGAGGCCAAAAAAAGCGGGGCGATCGCACTATTTAACGAAAAATATGCCGATAAAGTAAGAGTTGTAAGCTTTGGCGATGTCAGCAAAGAGCTTTGCGGTGGCACACACGTTAAAAATATAGATGAGATAGGATCATTTTTCATCACAAAAGAGAGCGGCGTAAGTGCTGGTGTTAGGCGCATAGAGGCTGTTTGCTCAAGGGCTGCGCTAAATTTAGCAAAATCATTTAGAGCTGAGCTTGATGAGCTAAAAGATGAGTTAAAGAGCACTGAGCCACTAAATGCGGTCAAAAAGCTAAAAAATGAACTAAGAGTTTTAAAAGATAAACTAAAAAATGCTAAAAATTCTCATGAGCTAGTCTATTTAGATATAAATAAAACCAAACTTTGCGTTACAAGCGTAGATGGTGGAGATATAAAAACCTTGATAGACGAGTTTAAAAATGAGCATGAAAGTGCTGCTATTTTGCTAATCCAAGCTGATGAGAGTGGTAAAATTTCTCTTGCAGCTGGAGTTAAAAACGCTCCTTTAAAGGCAGGTGCTTGGGTAAAATTTGCAGCACAAATTCTAGGCGGCAATGGCGGTGGTAAAGATGACTTTGCAACAGCTGGTGGCAAAAATGCATCAATGATAGAAGATGCGATAAAAGATTCACTTGGATACGCAAGGCAAGCCTTAGAAAAATGA
- a CDS encoding Gfo/Idh/MocA family protein, with protein sequence MKLKIGIVGYNLVGKRHYMELRRSDKFEVCGVFDKENRDDACRAPFFDEFKKFIEVAQPQAVVLCLPQHEIVEAFCQCAKYCQNILISRPIFKSVSELKEIKYASVVNKVRVCTGVDERFNPTIVSLKKALLKEEEIYSISIAHFKPLCEGNIINELSLCDIDLAKNLVDSEICSFFYTQANKTNTKICDNVGINIKMKNQILVSITDSFCGSLERFKIEVNAKEGVYFGDLIDYKLHRVNENGQMNLKTDPINNEIKAQYDAFYDLCQSGESSELSSIDDAIKIKELF encoded by the coding sequence GTGAAACTCAAAATTGGCATTGTTGGATACAATCTAGTTGGCAAGCGGCACTATATGGAGCTGAGGCGTTCTGATAAATTTGAAGTTTGTGGAGTTTTTGATAAAGAAAATAGAGATGATGCTTGCAGAGCTCCATTTTTTGATGAGTTTAAGAAATTTATAGAAGTAGCCCAGCCGCAAGCTGTCGTACTTTGTCTGCCTCAACACGAGATCGTAGAGGCCTTTTGTCAGTGTGCAAAATATTGCCAAAATATCTTGATTTCAAGGCCAATATTTAAAAGTGTAAGCGAGCTAAAAGAGATAAAATATGCTTCAGTGGTAAATAAAGTAAGAGTTTGCACTGGCGTTGATGAGCGCTTTAACCCGACTATTGTTTCATTAAAAAAGGCACTTTTAAAAGAAGAAGAAATTTATAGCATTTCAATTGCGCATTTTAAGCCACTTTGTGAGGGAAATATTATAAACGAACTTTCGCTTTGCGATATAGACCTTGCGAAAAATTTAGTAGATAGTGAAATTTGCAGCTTTTTTTATACTCAGGCAAATAAAACAAATACCAAAATATGCGACAATGTTGGAATAAACATTAAAATGAAAAATCAAATTTTGGTGAGTATTACTGATTCTTTTTGTGGATCTTTAGAGCGTTTTAAAATAGAAGTAAATGCCAAAGAAGGTGTTTATTTTGGCGATCTTATCGATTATAAGCTTCATAGAGTCAATGAAAATGGGCAGATGAATTTAAAAACTGACCCCATAAATAATGAGATAAAAGCTCAATACGATGCCTTTTATGATCTTTGTCAAAGCGGCGAAAGTAGTGAGCTTTCAAGCATTGATGATGCGATAAAAATTAAGGAGTTGTTTTGA
- a CDS encoding sulfate adenylyltransferase, producing MTSARKNSEISINTEVFGALELIKNKIVSDYDSLMDDEQIKEVSEKGYFNGEPMPYSFGFAPFGELNQNIASKLTPGQKVNLSLDGKIVGHINVAKVFKFDESMRAKNIFLANEASNDKELNLGKYGISGEFELYDESMQISKNALNDLIKEDGAKKITAVFLTADPFNRAHERLVRMTIDKADLVIIFLIRTREEKHVDYEIRKQVLDYFIQNYLPTKKVFVFALKNTTLFSSHANPTLECIAASRFGANKLVIGQNHSGIGMFFDHNEAHTILDIYKNDLNLEIIVLPELVYCNKCKTLVSTKSCPHGQHHQIKYHPDVIKELLFNGIMPPAILVRPEISALVLSKLFTNRFKDVQKLCDDLFVNSGLLENKTDRDFYEELMKLYQTSSMT from the coding sequence ATGACGTCAGCAAGAAAAAATAGTGAAATTTCTATAAATACCGAGGTCTTTGGTGCTTTAGAGCTGATAAAAAATAAAATAGTATCAGACTACGACTCGCTTATGGATGATGAGCAGATAAAAGAGGTAAGCGAAAAAGGCTATTTTAACGGCGAGCCAATGCCGTATTCTTTTGGATTTGCTCCATTTGGCGAGCTAAATCAAAATATTGCCAGCAAGCTTACTCCTGGACAAAAAGTAAATCTAAGTCTTGATGGTAAGATCGTTGGACACATCAATGTTGCCAAGGTCTTTAAATTTGACGAGAGCATGAGAGCTAAAAATATATTTTTAGCAAATGAAGCCAGCAACGATAAAGAGCTAAATTTAGGCAAGTACGGCATCAGTGGCGAATTTGAGCTTTATGATGAAAGTATGCAAATAAGCAAAAATGCACTAAATGATCTAATAAAAGAAGATGGTGCAAAAAAGATAACGGCGGTCTTTTTAACGGCTGATCCATTCAATAGAGCTCACGAGCGCCTTGTTAGAATGACTATTGACAAGGCTGATTTAGTAATCATTTTTTTAATACGAACACGTGAAGAAAAGCATGTTGATTACGAGATTAGAAAGCAAGTGCTAGATTATTTTATACAAAATTATTTGCCGACAAAAAAGGTCTTTGTCTTTGCTTTAAAAAACACAACTCTTTTTAGCTCACATGCAAACCCAACACTTGAGTGTATTGCTGCTTCAAGATTTGGGGCAAATAAGCTAGTCATCGGGCAAAACCACTCAGGGATTGGAATGTTTTTTGATCACAATGAAGCTCATACGATTCTTGATATTTATAAAAACGACCTAAATTTAGAGATAATCGTGCTGCCAGAGCTAGTTTATTGCAATAAATGCAAGACACTAGTTAGCACCAAAAGTTGCCCGCACGGACAACATCATCAGATCAAATATCATCCAGATGTTATCAAGGAGCTGCTATTTAACGGCATTATGCCACCAGCCATTCTTGTGAGGCCAGAAATTTCTGCACTAGTTTTAAGCAAACTCTTTACAAATCGCTTCAAAGACGTGCAAAAGCTTTGTGATGATCTTTTTGTAAATTCAGGATTACTTGAAAACAAAACTGACCGTGACTTTTACGAAGAGCTTATGAAGCTTTATCAAACATCATCGATGACTTAA
- a CDS encoding phosphatidylglycerophosphatase A has translation MQKLFLTFFGFGLLPKAPGTWGSIAGAVVAYFVLYFLSSTTLFLASILLFLVSISVIDDFEKKVNSHDESFIVIDEVAGVWLAIAISGATLSQLILSLALFRVLDIKKPSIIGRIDRNIKGGLGVMGDDMVAGFFAGIISAIIYGAAIKFGITLP, from the coding sequence ATGCAAAAACTATTTTTAACTTTTTTTGGATTTGGACTTTTGCCAAAAGCGCCTGGTACTTGGGGCTCTATAGCTGGCGCTGTGGTAGCTTATTTTGTGCTTTATTTTTTATCATCAACCACGCTTTTTCTAGCTAGTATTTTGCTGTTTTTGGTAAGTATTAGTGTCATCGATGATTTTGAAAAAAAGGTAAATTCTCACGATGAAAGCTTTATTGTTATAGATGAAGTTGCTGGAGTTTGGCTTGCTATTGCGATTAGCGGAGCTACACTTTCTCAGCTTATTCTTTCGCTTGCGCTTTTTAGAGTGCTTGATATCAAAAAACCATCCATTATCGGAAGGATCGACCGCAACATAAAAGGCGGACTTGGTGTGATGGGCGATGATATGGTAGCTGGTTTCTTTGCTGGAATAATTAGCGCAATAATATACGGAGCTGCTATAAAATTTGGCATAACTTTGCCGTAA
- a CDS encoding bifunctional 2-C-methyl-D-erythritol 4-phosphate cytidylyltransferase/2-C-methyl-D-erythritol 2,4-cyclodiphosphate synthase — translation MLDISLIMLGAGNSSRFELPVKKQWLRIGSDPLWLFATKNLSNFYTFKEIIVVSKECKYMSKFAPNYKFVEGGETRQDSLKNALELVNSEFVLVSDIARPCISSELFHKIIEAASQADCVVPALKIADTAYLGENVVDRDKVKLIQTPQLSRTALLKKALNSGEIYTDDSSAMRAIGASVWQILGDEMARKITYKEDLAKISALKEPENEVFVGNGFDVHEFEKGRPLILCGEKIDYEFGLKAHSDGDVALHALTDAILGAAGLGDIGELFPDTDAKFKDISSIYLLEEAYKRVQSVGFVLTNADITIMAQKPKISKLKSKMEANIAKALNLSQSRINVKATTTEGLGFVGRCEGIAVIASASLKFYNWKQI, via the coding sequence TTGCTTGATATATCACTTATAATGCTTGGAGCAGGAAATTCTAGCCGTTTTGAGCTACCAGTAAAGAAGCAATGGCTTCGAATAGGAAGCGATCCACTTTGGCTATTTGCCACTAAAAATTTGAGTAACTTTTACACATTTAAAGAGATCATTGTCGTTAGCAAAGAGTGCAAATATATGTCAAAATTTGCTCCAAATTATAAATTTGTTGAAGGCGGCGAAACTAGACAAGATAGCCTAAAAAACGCACTTGAGCTAGTAAATAGCGAATTTGTCTTAGTTAGCGACATTGCTCGCCCTTGCATCTCAAGTGAGCTTTTTCACAAGATTATAGAGGCAGCGAGTCAGGCTGATTGTGTAGTTCCAGCGCTAAAGATCGCAGACACCGCTTATCTTGGCGAAAATGTGGTTGATAGAGATAAGGTGAAGCTTATCCAAACACCACAACTCTCTCGCACAGCACTTCTTAAAAAAGCTCTTAACAGCGGTGAAATTTACACAGATGATAGCTCGGCTATGAGAGCCATTGGCGCAAGCGTATGGCAAATTTTAGGTGATGAGATGGCAAGAAAGATCACTTACAAAGAGGATCTTGCCAAAATTTCTGCTTTAAAAGAGCCAGAAAATGAAGTCTTTGTGGGAAACGGCTTTGATGTGCATGAGTTTGAAAAAGGTCGTCCTTTGATTCTTTGTGGCGAGAAGATCGACTATGAGTTTGGGCTAAAAGCTCACAGTGACGGCGACGTGGCGCTTCATGCACTGACTGACGCTATCTTGGGGGCTGCTGGGCTTGGCGATATAGGTGAGCTTTTTCCTGATACGGATGCTAAATTTAAAGATATTAGCTCTATTTACTTGCTTGAGGAAGCCTACAAAAGGGTGCAAAGTGTGGGCTTTGTGCTAACAAACGCTGATATCACGATAATGGCACAAAAACCAAAAATTTCAAAACTAAAGTCAAAAATGGAGGCAAATATCGCAAAAGCTCTAAATTTAAGCCAAAGCCGCATAAATGTAAAGGCAACGACTACTGAAGGGCTTGGCTTTGTTGGCAGATGCGAAGGGATCGCCGTAATAGCAAGTGCAAGCCTTAAATTTTACAACTGGAAGCAAATATGA
- the hemH gene encoding ferrochelatase, which yields MKKALLLLNMGGANSLADVEIFLKNMFNDPYILGIKNKFLRKFVAFMITKGRLKTAKHNYEQIGGKSPICELTAKLCDKISSLQNEFDAVDFAMNYTSPFAKDVLKKYENFGEIVLLPLYPHHSQTTITSSLDDFKKAKDELKIKAKILLCGPFYDDEIYNKIIISHINEAINNIDVSDVELIFSAHSLPQKIIDKGDVYEKHINEHVQILSKMIKDSGLNFKEINLAYQSRLGPVKWLEPSLNEILAKCKSKKALIYPLSFCIDNSETIFELVIEYAKIAKELNFSFYKVVWCPNFSDEFANFILQKVKTAKEINF from the coding sequence ATGAAAAAGGCACTTTTGCTTTTAAATATGGGTGGGGCAAATAGCCTTGCTGATGTAGAAATTTTTCTAAAAAATATGTTTAATGACCCTTATATTTTGGGTATAAAGAATAAATTTTTAAGAAAATTTGTAGCTTTTATGATCACAAAAGGTAGGCTAAAAACGGCTAAGCATAACTACGAACAAATAGGTGGCAAATCACCTATTTGCGAGCTTACAGCTAAGCTTTGCGATAAAATTTCAAGCTTACAAAATGAGTTTGATGCAGTTGATTTTGCGATGAACTATACTTCACCATTTGCAAAAGATGTGCTTAAAAAATACGAAAATTTTGGTGAGATAGTGCTTTTACCACTTTATCCTCATCATTCACAAACTACAATAACTTCGAGTTTAGATGATTTTAAAAAAGCAAAAGATGAGTTAAAGATAAAGGCTAAAATTTTGCTTTGTGGGCCATTTTATGATGATGAAATTTATAATAAAATCATAATCTCGCACATAAATGAAGCTATAAATAATATAGATGTAAGCGATGTGGAGCTTATCTTTTCAGCTCATTCGTTACCTCAAAAAATTATCGATAAAGGCGATGTCTACGAAAAACATATAAATGAGCATGTGCAAATTTTAAGCAAAATGATAAAAGATAGCGGATTAAACTTCAAAGAGATAAATTTAGCCTACCAATCGCGTCTTGGGCCTGTAAAATGGCTAGAGCCCTCACTAAATGAAATTTTAGCAAAGTGCAAGAGTAAAAAGGCTCTTATCTATCCACTATCTTTTTGTATTGATAACTCTGAGACCATTTTTGAGCTAGTTATTGAGTATGCAAAGATCGCAAAAGAGCTAAATTTTAGCTTCTACAAGGTTGTTTGGTGCCCAAATTTTAGTGATGAGTTTGCTAATTTTATCTTACAAAAAGTAAAAACAGCCAAAGAGATTAATTTTTAG
- a CDS encoding response regulator produces MKILIVENEIYLAGSMASKLADFGYDCEIAKSVKEALKFENFDVVLLSTTLPGQDFYPVIEKFKSSIIILLIAYINSDTVLKPIQAGAVDYIQKPFMIEELVRKIKHFEEFRNFKNEIKNYESYVNYALKEYEISSFEAKKIKFPLLLKSSKSGYSDKFIFSYVKACKLPFLFLGKACFSELEKALSKNSDELIYMTNLEELKQEEKEKILEICKKKKVAISTSDFAQKAPFDELELSGRDKNFNIDEIVTIDEYIKYIIVNYQDKFPDTELSKKLGISRKSLWEKRKKYDVSKKK; encoded by the coding sequence ATGAAAATTTTAATAGTAGAAAATGAAATTTACCTAGCTGGCTCGATGGCTAGTAAACTAGCTGATTTTGGCTACGACTGCGAGATCGCTAAAAGCGTAAAAGAAGCATTGAAGTTTGAAAATTTTGATGTAGTGTTACTTTCTACCACACTTCCAGGACAGGACTTCTACCCAGTCATAGAAAAATTTAAAAGCTCTATCATCATTTTACTAATCGCTTATATCAATAGTGACACTGTGCTAAAACCGATCCAAGCAGGTGCGGTTGATTACATCCAAAAGCCTTTTATGATAGAAGAGCTAGTTAGAAAGATAAAGCATTTTGAGGAATTTAGAAATTTCAAAAATGAGATCAAAAACTATGAAAGCTACGTAAATTACGCTTTAAAAGAGTATGAAATTTCTAGCTTTGAAGCAAAAAAGATAAAATTTCCACTGCTTTTAAAATCAAGCAAAAGCGGATACAGCGATAAATTTATATTTAGCTACGTAAAAGCTTGCAAATTACCATTTTTATTTTTAGGCAAAGCCTGTTTCTCTGAGCTTGAAAAGGCATTGTCCAAAAATAGTGATGAGCTAATCTATATGACAAATTTAGAGGAGCTAAAACAAGAAGAAAAAGAGAAAATTCTAGAAATTTGCAAAAAGAAAAAGGTTGCGATCTCAACTAGCGATTTTGCACAAAAAGCACCATTTGACGAGCTTGAGCTTTCAGGACGCGATAAAAATTTCAATATCGATGAGATTGTTACGATCGATGAATATATAAAATACATAATCGTTAATTATCAAGATAAATTCCCTGATACAGAACTTAGCAAGAAGCTTGGAATTTCTAGAAAATCACTTTGGGAAAAGAGAAAGAAATATGACGTCAGCAAGAAAAAATAG